One Sporosarcina sp. FSL W8-0480 genomic window, GTCGCCTCCACTGCCTATAAAGGAAGTAAAAATGAGAAAGTGGATATCCAGAACGATCGGCTGGAATCGGGCGGATTTTAGTCAACAACCTCTGCAAATTTGCAGAGGTTCTTTCTTTTTATAAGAATATGGTACATTAAGGACAATGTAAATGAGAAGGAGCACCATGTAATGTCTGATTTCTTTAATAGAAAAATGAAAGAACTACATATTCAATTGAATGATGTCCAAAAATCTGCCGTCCTACAAACTGATGGACCGTTACTTTTATTAGCATGCCCCGGATCCGGTAAAACTACTACAATGATTATGCGAATCGGGTATTTGATAGAAGAGAAGAACGTTAATCCGAAAAGTATAAAAGCTATCACTTTTTCTCGTGCAGCTGCAAATGACATGACTGAACGATACAAACGTTTCTTTCCTCATCTTGCCCCAGTGGATTTTTCAACAATACATAGCTTGGCATTTGGTATTACAAGAACCTATTTGAATAAAACAGGCACTGGTTTTGAATTGATCGAAGGCGGCGGAAAAGAGAAGCATTCTCCGAATAAATCGATGTTGCTCAAATCATTATACAAAGAAGTGATACGCGAAGAAGGTACAGAAGAAGAATTGAGTTCACTGTCTACATTCATCAGCTTCCTTAAAAATAGAATGATTCCATTTAAAGATTGGGAACAAGTACCTGGACCTTTTGAAAAGGCTGGTAGCATCGCGTTAAAATACGAACAATATAAGACGAAAATGATCGGGCATTTGCTGCTTGATTTTGACGATATGCTCACGATAGCAGAACAGGCATTGCGTATGGATGAACAACTTGCGGAGCGATTTCGCAGTCAGTTCGATTATATTTTGACGGATGAAAGCCAAGACACCTCGCTTGTTCAGCACCGAATTGTTGAGCATCTTGTTGCGCATCATGGAAATCTCTGCGTAGTGGCGGATGATGATCAGTCAATCTATACGTGGCGGGGCGCTGATCCAAACTATTTGTTGGATTTCAAGAAAGTGTATCCTGATGCTGAATTGCTTATGATGGAACAAAATTACCGCTCTTCTAAGGAAATTGTTGAGACAGCTGCAAAATTCATTAAACGGAATCGGAATCGGTATGAAAAGGAAATGCGTACTGAGAATAAAGAGAGTGGCCCTATTTTCATTAAACAATTCGAGGATCCAAAACAGCTTTTAGAATATGTCACATATGAATTATTGAACGAGAAAAACTTGAACGAAGTCGCAATCTTATTTAGAAATAATTCCTCATCGACACTATATGTTAACGAGCTTCATAGAAGGGGAATTCCTTTTTATATGAAAGATGCGGATGACAAGTTCTTTTCCCATTGGATTGTGGAAGATATTCTGAATTTCATGAGACTGAGTTTCAATGTTGAAAGGAAGGATGTTTTCTCGAAAATCGCAATGAAGATGAATTTGTTCATCTCAAGAAAGATGCTTGCGGAGTTCGAAAGGAAATCAACTTCGGGGAATGTCTTTAATGCATTTCAACATGCTGTCCAACTAAAGGGCAGCCAAGTTGAAAAATTAAACTCTTATAAGGGAGTTTACGATAGAATCCCTGATATGCGCCCTGCACAAGTGATCCGGATGATCCGATATGAACTTGAATATGAAGAAGCACTGAGAAGTCGTGCGCAGAAATTTGGTTATCGGATAGATAATTTACTCGGTATTTTAGATACCCTTGAAGGAATCGCCTCCCAATTGCGGACGATGGTCGACTTTGCAAACCGCTTAAAGGAATTGGAAACCGCAGTTCAGCAGGCGAAATTTAACCCTCCAGATGACGCGTTGACATTGTCTACATTCCACAGTGCAAAGGGGCTGGAGTTTAGGCGTGTTTTCATGATTGACTTAGTGAAAGGCATTATTCCTTCAGAGGAAGATGAAACCGATCCTTTGTTAATGGAGGAAGCGAGACGACTGTTTTATGTAGGAATGACACGAGCAAAGGATCGTCTGGAATTGCTATCCTATCAAAAACAAAATGGAAAGACAAAAGAGGATTCACGATTTGTGAATGAAGTGCGTGGAATTGTCATGAAACCGGAGGAGCGGAAAATGGAAAAACTGAAAAAAGTTGAACCATCCATTCCGATAGATCCGGATGGAATTCATGATTTAAATGAGCTGTATAAGGATTTGCATGTAATTCATCGAGTGTTTGGTAGGGGAGTCGTTTTGGAAGTGGGCGAAGCGGATATTCGTCTTCAATTTGGTGAGAACGAGAAGCGACTTTCACTTGAAATGGTATTATCCCGCCGGTTATTGAAAAAGGTGGAGTCATGAGAACGGTTCTTTGTGTTGGATTTGCCGGAGCGATTGGGGCGATTTTACGTGTATGCATAGGTCAATTCACATATGGTTTCTCGGAATTTCCTATTGCGACATTCACAGTAAATATGATTGGTACGTTTTTATTGTGCTTTCTTAGTACAGGCTTCATACAACGTCTAAAGTTAGATCATGATTTACAAACTGCCGTAACGACCGGATTTCTTGGCTCCTTCACAACATTTTCTGCTTTTAGTATGGAAACTGTAAACCTAATACAAAATGATGCTGTTTTAATGGGCTTATTTTACATTGCAAGCAGTATCGTCGGTGGGTTTCTGTTTGGAATGATAGGCATGAGAATTGGCAGGAAGGAGGGGAGAGAATGACGGTCATAGATATATTTACCATTGGGGCTGGTGGTTTTCTTGGCGCCGTCATTCGGTATTTCATATCCGGCAAGTTTAATAAAGATGGGAGAGCACTGCCGTTTGGTACGTTATTCGTAAATATAGCTGGGTCCTTGCTGATCGGTTTTGTAGCCGGCTTAGGGGTTACAAAACCGTGGACGCTTTTTCTTGTATCTGGATTCGCTGGTGCCTTTACAACATTTTCAACATTGACTAAAGAATTATTGCAGTTTTGGATAGGGAAACGAAAAAAACAATTTTTTATTTACCTCTTCCTGACATATGGTATTGGAATTATAATGGCGTTTGTTGGATTTTTAGTTGGAAATGCATGGTGATGGCAGATAAATCCTATTGACTTTTTTGACAGGCATGGTAAGATTCAGAACATAAATAAAAGCAAAGACCATATTAAAATCAAATAGGCTTCGGAAAGTTGGCGCAGTAATTCCGTTGTGGGCAGCAAGTAGAGACTGAATGTATAGTGGGAATTCAGGCAGCGACAGGAATGAATTACACCAACGAAATTTTCCTTTTTAATGAAGTGGATGGCAGATGGACTGTCGTCAAATAGGGTGGTATCGCGGAGAACTCCTTCGTCCCTTTTTACGGGATGAAAGGGTTTTTTTGTGTTCAATATAGACTAAGGAGGAGTGCGTTATGTTTAAAATTAAAGCAATTCATACACCGTCATTTTCGGAATCAATCACGCTTATTGCTGGGATCGTTCTAATGATAGGTGTTTGCCTCATACTATTCGATGCTGTTCCTCATTTACCGCTTCTTTTTTCGGTTTTACTATTAATCGCATATGGCCTGCTTAAACGAATACCGTACCGCGCACTTGAAAAAGGTCTGATTGAAGGTGCGGGTTCTGGGATGAGTGCCGTCTTCCTGTTTTTCTTCATCGGCCTGCTCATAAGCAGCTATATGATGAGCGGGACAATTCCTACGTTGATATACGCAGGATTTCAAATAATAACCCCTACGTTCTTTTTTGCGATTGTTTTTATCGTTACCTCTATTGTTGGCGTCTCAATTGGAAGTTCCCTGACGACTGTTGCAACAGTAGGTGTAGCTTTTATCGGAATGGCAAGTATACTTGAAGTTTCCTTGCCATTGGCAGCTGGAGCAATCGTTTCAGGAGCGTTTTTCGGTGATAAGATGTCCCCGTTATCAGATACAACTAACCTTGCATCCTCTATTGTTGGTGTTGATCTTTTTGAACATATTCGTAATATGGGGTGGACTACTGTACCGGCTTTTATCCTGACAACGATTTTCTTTGGAATTTTATCTCCAAGTGTAAATACAGGGGATTTTGATAAAATAGATGTTTTCCAAAAGACACTTTTGGGAACTGGGATGATTCATTGGTATACGGTCATTCCGCTCTTAACCCTATTTATATTGACAATCAAAAAGGTGCCAGCACTTCTGACTTTGGCTATTAGTTCGGCAGTAGCGGTACTTCTGTCATTCTTGCATCATACTTATGGTTTTGCTGACGTAATGGGGATTTTATTTAAAGGATTTGTTTCCTCAACTGGTGTAGAAGATGTTGATAAACTGCTGACAGGCGGCGGTATGGAAAGCATGATGTTTACTGTTTCATTAGTATTACTTGCGTTAAGCATGGGAGGATTATTGTTTACGTTAGGGATTATCCAAAGTTTATTAGAAGGAATCGAAGTTCTTTTGAAGAAAGTTTCCTCAGTCATATTGGCTTCGGCTGTCACAGCAATCGGAATTAATGTATTGATCGGTGAGCAGTATTTATCGATTTTATTGACAGGCCAAGCATTTCAGTCGTCTTATGAAAAAGTTGGTCTTGCCAATAAAAATCTTAGTCGTGTCATTGAAGATGCGGGTACGGTAGTGAATCCGCTTGTACCGTGGAGTGTATGCGGGATTTTCATCTCGCAAGTGTTGGGTGTTACGACATTGGAGTATCTTCCATTTGCATTCTTTTGTTTACTGTCTCCTATCTTGACGATTCTTTTCGGATATTTGGGAAAGACGTTGACACGTATCTCATAAATGACAAAACACCAAGGAGACGCAGCCTTGGTGTTCTGTCATTTATTCAGTAGAAATTCTTCCTTATAATTTGTGGCTTCCTTCAACGCCTTCTCCTCAGTCGGAATTCGTACAGTCATCATCCAACAATTAAGGAGTGTGAATAAAGCGGCTGTGAAAAACGCGTTGAACAATAAAGGAAGGATAAGCAATTCAGTTGCAACGATTATATAGTTTGGATGGCGGATCCATTTATAGGGACCTTTCCGCACTACTTGAGCATTTGGGAGGACGATGATTTTCGTATTCCAGAACTTGCCCAATGAGGCAAGGCACCAGATCCGTAAAAGTTGAGTCGCAAGAAAAATGGCTAACAAGACTGGCCAAATCGACGATAGTTGACGATTTAAAAAGAGAACTTCCAAAAACAAGGAGATGAAAAAGAGGATATGCATCCCCACCATAAATGGATAGTGAGTTGCCCCCGCTTCAAAAGCTCCATGATCCTTCATCCACTTTTCATTTCGCCTTGCGACAAGCAATTCAATGAGACGTTGAAGAATGACGATAGAAATGACGATTCCAAATACCATCTATCTCTCACCTCAATTCCACTTCAACAACAGCAATTCACCGCAAAAACCAGGACCTAATGCAGCCATTAAACCGTATTCGCCGGGCTCAGGAGAAGATTCCATGAACCGTTTAAGAACGTATAGAATTGTTGGTGAAGACATATTGCCATGATTCCTTAGAACGTCCCTTGAAATATCTGTTTTGGATGAATCGAATTGTAAAGCATTTTCATAAGCAGTCAGCACTTTCTTTCCTCCAGGATGTGCGACGAAATGAGTGATATCGTTTTTAGTCAAATTATTTGAGGCTAAGAATTCATGGACAAAAGGGCCGAGCCAATTTGTGATGATTGCCGGTATGCTTTTTGAGAAGACAACGTATAATCCATTGTTTTTAATGTCCCAGCCCATAACATCAACAGAATCCGGCATCAACTTCGACGTAGTTGCAATGATAGTTGGAACTGTTGTGTTCAATGCAATTTCGGATTGATCGCCTGTAATTAATGCACAAGCGACACCATCCGAAAAGAGCGAAACACCGACGAGATTGCTTTTCGAATAATCGTCTTTTTGAAACGTCAAACTACAAAACTCGATTGAGAGCACTAGTACATTAGCTTTCGGAAATGCCTTGCAATATTCGAATGCCCGGCTTACTCCCGCAGCTCCGCCTGCACACCCAAGCCCCCATATCGGAATTCGTTTTGTGTCATCCCGGAATGGTACCAGGTTCATGATGCGAGCATCTATGCTTGGTGTTGAAATACCTGTGCTTGAAATGAAAAAAATGGCGTCAATTTCAGAAGGATCAACGGCTTCTTCCAGAGTTTGTGAATTATAAAGGCAAGCTTCAACAGCCTCAACACCTAAATTTACGGCATGATGAATATATAATTCATTCCGTTCTTCAAAATCATGGGCTTGCCCATACCACTCAAGCGGCATGCATACATCTCGTCTTTCGATATCGCCATTTTGAAAGACTTTTAAAAGCCTTTCGATATCTTTGAATCTTTGACTGAATAGAGAGCGGGTTAGTTCGACGGCTTGCCGCTGTTTAACTTCATGGGGAGGCAAAACAGTACTGACGGAAACAATTTTTGGCATGGATAAACCTCCGTTTATTTATCATTCATTAACCATTGCAGAAAAATATTAAACATATGCTCGTCCTTTTAGAAAAAATAGGCGATTGGTATAGTTTATGAATCAGAAGGAGGAATTATGAAAGCCCGGCAAATAGTCGGGCTTCAATTAGAAGGAGTGATTAAGGTATTGCATAATTCGCGGAGTTTTTTCATGAACCGTTCATTGTTTTCTTTTGAACGCTTTTTAGGACCTCGAAGCCTTCCTCCCGCAGCCCGGATTTTTTGCGCTGCATGGCGGGCGAATAGAAGTTGGTCTATATTCTCTTCGGTATAGCGTCTACCATTCTGATCAATCGGATGACCTTGTTTTGCTAATACCATTGCGGCTAATCCATAGTCTTGGGTAACAACAATATCACCTTTTTTTACACGGTTGACCAAAACAAAATCGACTGCATCCGCACCTTTGGAGACAATTACAGTCTCAGCACCGTCGCGATGCATTTCATGTGCAGTATCACAAATAAGAATGCACGGAAGCTTGAACTGTTTCGCAATGGAAATCGTTTCATTTACAACAGGACAGCCATCTGCATCTACAAAAATCGTCGCCATTGTCTCGACCTCTTTTCAATATTAAAGTATGGAAGCACGTGGAAGCGCCATACTGTAAATGGATTGATGTCTACTATATCATATTCAAAAGTTTTAAATTAATTCAAAGAGGGAATGACAAGAAAAATTGGGTGAAGGAGGGATTTAAGATGAAGGAAGAAAATAATTACGGGATGACGATTGAGGAAGCGGAGAGCTACGGCCGTGGGATAAACGCAAGAAATGCAGCAGTGGAAAGAAATATGGTGTATGAGGAGCAGGAGATTATACCTGCAGATCAACTGCCACCGCCTTTAAGTGAAGAGGAAATTATTAGACGTGTTGGTTCAGAAAACTTTAAAAACCTTGATGATGCAAAGGTTATGAATTCCATAAACAGTTAAAGAGGGCGAGGAATCGCCCCCTTATATATATCTATTGGATATGGGATCTATCTATTGAATCCAGGAGTTTATCTATTGAATTTGGCAATATATCTATCAAATAATAGATCTTATCTATTGAATCCACAAATATATCACCAAAACGAGACTTAGGGCCTATGAATCACTTCACTGTTATTCTTCCGTTATCCGATTTCAACCGAATCTGATATTCTTCCGCACCGAAACGAGTACGGGAGTTTCTATCCCCATACACATCAATCCGTCCATGGCCTGTTTTTGCGTGGATAATAGCATTTGTAGGTTTGCGGGCAGATATGATTTCTATACTTCCATTATCCGTCTCGAAAGTGATATTACGGTCAAGATGATCCGCATCGAGCTTTATGCGGCCGTTATCTGTAATGGCAACCAGTTCACCTTCCACTTGATCAAGCTCAATCCTTCCATTGTCCGATTCGGCCTGGATGGAATCAGCTTCCACATTCCTCATCATTACCCGTCCATTATCCGTCTTCGCCTTTAACCGATCACTTTGGACTTTCGAAATTTCGATTCGTCCGTTGTCCGTCTCAGCATTAAGCGAAGTTGCAGCCAGTTCCGCCAATTCGATCCGTCCATTATCAGTGAATGCCTCAATATTTTTACTGATCAGTTTTTCAGCTTTAATGCGCCCATTATCGGATTTCATTGAAATGGACTGATAAAGCTTTTTCGGAATGAACACGTTCAATGCAACCTCCCTCGTATTGAAGTTGAAGATGAATAGCCAAAGCCCTTTCTTTTTCAGTCTGACTCGCAAAGTATCTCCCAACACGTCTGCAGAAAACTCCAATTTATCATTAGGATTGACCAGCTCAATTTTTGTCTCATCGTTTTCCGAAGGCAAAACAGTAAGTGTCCCATGAAAAACATCGATATCAACCTTAGTGAAGCTATTGTCTTTAATTGTAATCACTTCACTTGAAGGGGAAGTGGAGAGCCGTGTTCCTTGTAATACTTGGGGCTCTTCAAATGGATAGGCGTCTAATAGCTCCGTTGCAATTTTTTGCGGTGACCCAAGTGAAGCGGCAATTTCAGCTTCGGTTTTTCCATCATTTCTTCCATTTGAAAAGTACTCACGGATATCTTGCAGAATATCGTTTCTTTCCTCAGTCGGCAGTCTTTTTAAAGCTTGCTCAAGTTCCATGATAAATTGGTTTTCAGTCATTACGAACACCTTCCTCGATTAATTTATTTACACCTTCTGTGAAATTACGCCATTCATTTAATTGCTCATGTAAGTACTCACGCCCTGAATCCGTCAACTTATAATATTTACGGGGAGGCCCTTCGGATGATTCCTGTAAATAAGTCGTAAAATAGCCTTCTTTCGTCAATCGGCGCAATAGTGGATAAACAGATCCTTCAGATATGGAAATCTGGTCAGAAATTTTCTGTACCAATTCGTAGCCATAACGGTCTTGTTTATCCAAAAGAACAAGGACACATAAATTTAAGACACCTTTTTTGAATTGAATGTTCACCATCTATACCTCCTTATTCAGTACTGTGTAATGAATACTACTGTGTTACGTGTAATATATCATAAGGTATTATTCATTGCAAGGTACTGTAAGGAGTTTTTTGAAACTATATCTGTATATGAACGTAAAGGATAAGTGGATTTTAATAATACAACAGTTGCTTTACGTTCCAGGCGGACGCTTTCCTGGGGGCGGGCGGTGAGCCAATCGAACCACGAAGAGTTCGATTTGCCGTATTTCTGCGTTATTTGCAGAAATTAAGGCATCCGTTTTGGCATTCCTGCTCCCTTAAGGTCGCAACAAACATTGCTCGCAACGCTACGCTTTTGCTCGCAAACGCAGTTCTTCTTAACGGCGTTCGCTTATCCCCAAGGAGTCGCCGCCTTCCACTATAAGCAACGAAAATTGCCTGGAATTAATAATTCATTAAAAAGATAGAACAACGCAAGGAGGAAACGACATGGATAGTAGTTATTTTGTTGGGTGGGGGACACTCTCTTTAATTAATGCAGGGATTGCGCAAGGAAAAAATAGAAGCGGTTTGAATTGGTTTTTGCTGTCGCTATTATTAGGCCCAGTCGCCACATTCTTTTTAGTCATTTCAGAGAAAAGATAATCTTTCAAAATGAAGAATTTATGGTAGACTATTTCTATAGTCGAAATAAATTAGCAATTAGGGGGAATTACTTTGTCGAATGTTGTAAAAATCATTTTTTCTGATGATGCACTTGTAACAGAAAACAATGCAGTTAAAAACTTTCTAGACAATCAAAAAGCAGGTCATTGTTCTTTAATCATTAAGGACGAGCAGTATGTTATCGTTAAAACCGATGATAAAAAGAAATCATTGGAAAAAGTGAGAGCTACAGCGGGGAATATCTCCCGTGACTTATCTTCACAAAAAATCGAAAAAGCTACTGTTCAAGGAACTGCACTTGAAACTGCGTTTTCTGAACTGAATAAAGAAGATGTCGCTGTTGCATTTGTTGAAGGCTGGGAGCTTGGCTCTTATCAATTCTCAGCATACAAATCGGATGCGGAGTCAACAAAAACTGCAATTGAAGTAGAAGGCGATTTGCACTCGGCTGTTGAGCTCGGAAAGATCCGTGCTGCAGCAACTGCATTTTCACGTGATTTGATGAATGAACTTTCGGATGTGTTGAATCCTGAAACGTATCCAGAAGTATTGAAACAACAGTTCGAAGGGAAAGACGTCGAAATAACTGTTCACGGCAAAGAGCAGCTTGAAGAGATGGAAATGAATGGTCTTTTGACAGTTAACCGTGGCAGTAAATACAAGCCTTCATTCGTGGAAATCCGTTACGAAGGAGATGCATCGAAACCACTTGTCGCACTTGTTGGGAAAGGCGTTACATTCGACACAGGCGGAATCAGCCTGAAAAGCGGTAAAGATTTGAGCAGCATGCGTATGGACATGGGCGGTTCAGCGGCAGTTGCAGGAGCAATGCAGCTCTTAGTCGATTCAAAGGCGAAAGTGAATGTTATTGCGCTCATTCCAATGGTTGAAAACACACCGGATGCAAATTCCGTATTCCCTGGCGAAGTGATCCGTTATAAGAACGGTAAAACAGTTCAAGTCGGCAATACAGATGCTGAAGGCCGTCTAATCTTGGCAGACGCTTTAATCCGTGCAGGTGAATTGAATGCAGAATACATCGTAGACATCGCAACGTTGACTGGAGCGATTGTTGCTGCGTTAGGTTCAGAAATCGGCGGCGTATTCGGTGATGAAGAACTTTCTTCCGTTATGAAAAAAGTT contains:
- a CDS encoding CrcB family protein, yielding MRTVLCVGFAGAIGAILRVCIGQFTYGFSEFPIATFTVNMIGTFLLCFLSTGFIQRLKLDHDLQTAVTTGFLGSFTTFSAFSMETVNLIQNDAVLMGLFYIASSIVGGFLFGMIGMRIGRKEGRE
- a CDS encoding CrcB family protein, producing MTVIDIFTIGAGGFLGAVIRYFISGKFNKDGRALPFGTLFVNIAGSLLIGFVAGLGVTKPWTLFLVSGFAGAFTTFSTLTKELLQFWIGKRKKQFFIYLFLTYGIGIIMAFVGFLVGNAW
- a CDS encoding 3-oxoacyl-[acyl-carrier-protein] synthase III C-terminal domain-containing protein, giving the protein MPKIVSVSTVLPPHEVKQRQAVELTRSLFSQRFKDIERLLKVFQNGDIERRDVCMPLEWYGQAHDFEERNELYIHHAVNLGVEAVEACLYNSQTLEEAVDPSEIDAIFFISSTGISTPSIDARIMNLVPFRDDTKRIPIWGLGCAGGAAGVSRAFEYCKAFPKANVLVLSIEFCSLTFQKDDYSKSNLVGVSLFSDGVACALITGDQSEIALNTTVPTIIATTSKLMPDSVDVMGWDIKNNGLYVVFSKSIPAIITNWLGPFVHEFLASNNLTKNDITHFVAHPGGKKVLTAYENALQFDSSKTDISRDVLRNHGNMSSPTILYVLKRFMESSPEPGEYGLMAALGPGFCGELLLLKWN
- a CDS encoding YaiI/YqxD family protein, translating into MATIFVDADGCPVVNETISIAKQFKLPCILICDTAHEMHRDGAETVIVSKGADAVDFVLVNRVKKGDIVVTQDYGLAAMVLAKQGHPIDQNGRRYTEENIDQLLFARHAAQKIRAAGGRLRGPKKRSKENNERFMKKLRELCNTLITPSN
- a CDS encoding isoprenylcysteine carboxyl methyltransferase family protein, with product MVFGIVISIVILQRLIELLVARRNEKWMKDHGAFEAGATHYPFMVGMHILFFISLFLEVLFLNRQLSSIWPVLLAIFLATQLLRIWCLASLGKFWNTKIIVLPNAQVVRKGPYKWIRHPNYIIVATELLILPLLFNAFFTAALFTLLNCWMMTVRIPTEEKALKEATNYKEEFLLNK
- a CDS encoding PadR family transcriptional regulator, with the protein product MNIQFKKGVLNLCVLVLLDKQDRYGYELVQKISDQISISEGSVYPLLRRLTKEGYFTTYLQESSEGPPRKYYKLTDSGREYLHEQLNEWRNFTEGVNKLIEEGVRND
- a CDS encoding DUF4097 family beta strand repeat-containing protein, which gives rise to MTENQFIMELEQALKRLPTEERNDILQDIREYFSNGRNDGKTEAEIAASLGSPQKIATELLDAYPFEEPQVLQGTRLSTSPSSEVITIKDNSFTKVDIDVFHGTLTVLPSENDETKIELVNPNDKLEFSADVLGDTLRVRLKKKGLWLFIFNFNTREVALNVFIPKKLYQSISMKSDNGRIKAEKLISKNIEAFTDNGRIELAELAATSLNAETDNGRIEISKVQSDRLKAKTDNGRVMMRNVEADSIQAESDNGRIELDQVEGELVAITDNGRIKLDADHLDRNITFETDNGSIEIISARKPTNAIIHAKTGHGRIDVYGDRNSRTRFGAEEYQIRLKSDNGRITVK
- the nhaC gene encoding Na+/H+ antiporter NhaC, which translates into the protein MFKIKAIHTPSFSESITLIAGIVLMIGVCLILFDAVPHLPLLFSVLLLIAYGLLKRIPYRALEKGLIEGAGSGMSAVFLFFFIGLLISSYMMSGTIPTLIYAGFQIITPTFFFAIVFIVTSIVGVSIGSSLTTVATVGVAFIGMASILEVSLPLAAGAIVSGAFFGDKMSPLSDTTNLASSIVGVDLFEHIRNMGWTTVPAFILTTIFFGILSPSVNTGDFDKIDVFQKTLLGTGMIHWYTVIPLLTLFILTIKKVPALLTLAISSAVAVLLSFLHHTYGFADVMGILFKGFVSSTGVEDVDKLLTGGGMESMMFTVSLVLLALSMGGLLFTLGIIQSLLEGIEVLLKKVSSVILASAVTAIGINVLIGEQYLSILLTGQAFQSSYEKVGLANKNLSRVIEDAGTVVNPLVPWSVCGIFISQVLGVTTLEYLPFAFFCLLSPILTILFGYLGKTLTRIS
- a CDS encoding ATP-dependent helicase, translated to MSDFFNRKMKELHIQLNDVQKSAVLQTDGPLLLLACPGSGKTTTMIMRIGYLIEEKNVNPKSIKAITFSRAAANDMTERYKRFFPHLAPVDFSTIHSLAFGITRTYLNKTGTGFELIEGGGKEKHSPNKSMLLKSLYKEVIREEGTEEELSSLSTFISFLKNRMIPFKDWEQVPGPFEKAGSIALKYEQYKTKMIGHLLLDFDDMLTIAEQALRMDEQLAERFRSQFDYILTDESQDTSLVQHRIVEHLVAHHGNLCVVADDDQSIYTWRGADPNYLLDFKKVYPDAELLMMEQNYRSSKEIVETAAKFIKRNRNRYEKEMRTENKESGPIFIKQFEDPKQLLEYVTYELLNEKNLNEVAILFRNNSSSTLYVNELHRRGIPFYMKDADDKFFSHWIVEDILNFMRLSFNVERKDVFSKIAMKMNLFISRKMLAEFERKSTSGNVFNAFQHAVQLKGSQVEKLNSYKGVYDRIPDMRPAQVIRMIRYELEYEEALRSRAQKFGYRIDNLLGILDTLEGIASQLRTMVDFANRLKELETAVQQAKFNPPDDALTLSTFHSAKGLEFRRVFMIDLVKGIIPSEEDETDPLLMEEARRLFYVGMTRAKDRLELLSYQKQNGKTKEDSRFVNEVRGIVMKPEERKMEKLKKVEPSIPIDPDGIHDLNELYKDLHVIHRVFGRGVVLEVGEADIRLQFGENEKRLSLEMVLSRRLLKKVES
- a CDS encoding leucyl aminopeptidase family protein, yielding MSNVVKIIFSDDALVTENNAVKNFLDNQKAGHCSLIIKDEQYVIVKTDDKKKSLEKVRATAGNISRDLSSQKIEKATVQGTALETAFSELNKEDVAVAFVEGWELGSYQFSAYKSDAESTKTAIEVEGDLHSAVELGKIRAAATAFSRDLMNELSDVLNPETYPEVLKQQFEGKDVEITVHGKEQLEEMEMNGLLTVNRGSKYKPSFVEIRYEGDASKPLVALVGKGVTFDTGGISLKSGKDLSSMRMDMGGSAAVAGAMQLLVDSKAKVNVIALIPMVENTPDANSVFPGEVIRYKNGKTVQVGNTDAEGRLILADALIRAGELNAEYIVDIATLTGAIVAALGSEIGGVFGDEELSSVMKKVGDQNGDFVWPMPLVEAYDKSLASDYADMNNISSMNFAGSITAGLFLRRFVPENSKWLHVDMAGMMSKSSATGYYAKSATGYGARLLADYTVEVSK